The Halomonas sp. KG2 genome contains a region encoding:
- a CDS encoding helix-turn-helix domain-containing protein: MARKLEDLLAREKPEIVAAAEAKANDMLFEIRLAEIRQLAEKTQADIAIAMGVKQPTVAGLEKVGQDMRLSSLKRYVEALGGRVRVDIELPDGSHHGFPV, from the coding sequence ATGGCACGCAAACTGGAAGACTTGTTAGCAAGAGAAAAGCCAGAGATCGTTGCGGCAGCTGAGGCGAAAGCCAACGATATGTTATTCGAGATCAGGCTTGCCGAAATTCGTCAGCTAGCGGAGAAAACCCAAGCAGACATAGCTATTGCGATGGGAGTAAAACAACCCACCGTCGCAGGACTTGAGAAAGTTGGCCAGGATATGCGCCTTAGTTCACTCAAACGCTACGTCGAAGCGCTAGGCGGCCGAGTCCGTGTCGATATAGAACTTCCCGATGGGAGTCATCATGGCTTCCCTGTATAG
- a CDS encoding ATP-binding cassette domain-containing protein yields MTNTYLTLKGVSYVLSDGRTLFTDLHEQFDSRPTGLVGRNGVGKTVLAQILAGLLQPTTGHCQRPGSVHYLAQQVAQPKGACVADLAGVRTTLDALARIEAGSTAPENFEAVNDRWDMPQRFRHELERNGLGYLEASTPANTLSGGEAMRVALMGAMLSNADCLILDEPSNHLDRPNRQALIEQLQRWPRGLIVVSHDRQLLEAMERIVELSPLGLHSYGGNYTFYAQAKAHEQQAALDQLSQRKLERQREERAMRKQRERQEKRQARGNRLGKEANQAKILLDRQKERSETSAGTLRQKQAASQAQLNQRVRDAAKQVENERQINLHEIPVTQAAKRCLAELERVELPFVMGATRHINLMLKGQQRLGIVGPNGCGKSTLLRVLAGQIEPLSGACNITPERRTGLHPLRRLPTATTAPGRAK; encoded by the coding sequence ATGACAAATACCTATCTCACCTTAAAAGGTGTTTCCTACGTTCTGTCGGATGGCAGAACACTTTTCACTGATCTTCACGAGCAGTTCGATAGCCGCCCAACCGGGTTGGTGGGGCGTAATGGTGTCGGCAAAACAGTTTTAGCCCAAATCCTTGCGGGCCTATTGCAGCCAACCACTGGCCATTGTCAGCGCCCCGGCAGCGTCCATTACCTTGCCCAGCAGGTAGCGCAGCCGAAGGGCGCTTGTGTCGCTGATCTTGCAGGTGTTCGAACAACGCTGGATGCGCTGGCACGCATTGAAGCCGGCAGCACAGCGCCTGAGAATTTTGAGGCAGTTAATGACCGCTGGGATATGCCCCAGAGATTCCGCCATGAACTCGAACGCAATGGCCTGGGCTATCTTGAGGCCAGCACACCAGCAAACACATTGAGCGGCGGCGAAGCCATGCGCGTGGCCTTAATGGGCGCCATGCTCTCGAATGCCGATTGCCTGATTCTTGATGAGCCAAGCAACCATCTCGACCGACCAAACCGGCAGGCACTCATTGAACAGCTGCAACGCTGGCCGCGTGGGCTGATTGTGGTTAGCCATGACCGGCAATTGCTGGAAGCCATGGAACGTATCGTGGAGCTGTCGCCCTTAGGGCTGCACAGCTACGGTGGCAACTACACGTTCTATGCTCAAGCAAAGGCGCACGAGCAGCAGGCTGCCCTTGATCAGCTCAGCCAACGAAAACTCGAACGTCAACGCGAAGAGCGAGCGATGCGCAAGCAGCGTGAACGTCAGGAGAAACGACAGGCTCGCGGCAATCGGCTGGGCAAGGAAGCCAACCAGGCCAAGATCCTGTTAGATCGCCAGAAAGAGCGCAGCGAAACATCGGCGGGCACGCTGCGCCAAAAGCAGGCGGCCAGTCAGGCGCAGCTGAATCAACGTGTGCGTGACGCCGCAAAGCAGGTTGAAAACGAGCGACAAATCAACCTGCATGAAATACCCGTTACCCAGGCCGCCAAGCGCTGTTTGGCGGAGTTAGAAAGGGTTGAGCTACCGTTCGTTATGGGCGCTACTCGGCACATTAATCTAATGCTGAAAGGGCAGCAGCGACTAGGCATCGTCGGCCCGAATGGCTGTGGTAAATCTACGCTGCTCCGCGTGCTGGCGGGCCAGATTGAGCCCTTGTCAGGAGCCTGCAACATAACGCCTGAAAGGCGCACTGGCCTGCATCCTCTACGCCGATTGCCCACCGCAACTACTGCTCCTGGACGAGCCAAATAA
- the mmuM gene encoding homocysteine S-methyltransferase has product MKDLNPIKALLADVPFMVIDGAMATELETLGCDLNDALWSARLLAQAPEKIRQVHQAYFEAGADCAITASYQATVPGFMQAGLTAQEARELIQLSVTLAQQARDAVWQPGQTGRPKPLVAASVGPYGAYLADGSEYRGGYDLDRAELVAFHRERFELLLAAGADLLAAETLPSLDEALAITDLLAEHPGAQAWITFSAKDGKHISDGTPIEECAAALANCPGVAAIGVNCTALPHIESLIQAIRRQCDLPVLVYPNSGEVYDAVTKTWHPAPCDHTASGPSALAQGVEQWLAAGASAIGGCCRTAPADIQALAQWRRSRPLSESYS; this is encoded by the coding sequence ATGAAAGACTTAAACCCGATCAAAGCCCTGTTGGCTGACGTGCCTTTTATGGTCATCGACGGTGCTATGGCCACCGAGCTGGAAACGCTCGGCTGCGACCTCAACGACGCCCTTTGGTCAGCGCGCTTGTTAGCTCAGGCCCCAGAGAAAATTCGCCAGGTTCATCAGGCTTACTTTGAAGCCGGTGCCGATTGTGCGATTACCGCCAGCTATCAGGCCACGGTGCCTGGTTTTATGCAGGCAGGACTAACAGCGCAGGAAGCGCGGGAACTGATTCAGTTATCGGTCACGTTGGCGCAGCAGGCACGGGATGCGGTCTGGCAGCCCGGTCAAACCGGTCGCCCCAAACCGCTGGTGGCTGCATCTGTTGGCCCTTATGGCGCTTACCTGGCCGATGGCAGTGAATACCGTGGCGGCTATGATCTGGATCGCGCCGAGCTGGTGGCGTTTCACCGCGAACGTTTTGAACTCTTGCTAGCGGCAGGTGCTGATCTGCTGGCGGCTGAAACCTTGCCTTCATTAGATGAAGCGCTGGCGATCACTGATTTGTTGGCCGAGCATCCCGGCGCACAGGCTTGGATCACCTTCTCAGCAAAGGATGGCAAACATATCAGCGATGGTACGCCGATAGAGGAGTGCGCGGCAGCCCTGGCCAATTGCCCAGGCGTGGCGGCGATTGGCGTGAATTGCACCGCGTTGCCCCACATTGAGTCGCTGATTCAGGCAATTCGGCGTCAGTGCGATCTGCCGGTACTGGTCTACCCCAATTCAGGGGAAGTGTACGACGCAGTGACCAAAACCTGGCACCCGGCCCCATGCGACCACACCGCCAGTGGCCCTTCCGCGCTGGCACAAGGGGTGGAACAATGGCTAGCGGCAGGCGCGTCAGCCATTGGTGGTTGCTGCCGAACAGCGCCAGCGGATATTCAGGCGTTAGCCCAGTGGCGGCGGTCACGCCCGCTTAGTGAGTCATATAGCTAA
- a CDS encoding amino acid permease: MSEQASDQDSAHFKRSMQTRHLVMLSLGGVIGTGLFLSSGYTVQQAGPIGAVLAYLVGGIVAWLVMMCLGELAVHMPNSGAFSAHASRYIGPGTGYMVAWMYWLTWTVALGSEFTAAAVFMGRWFPDIPGWYWSGLFAAIVFGVNAFTSRFFAESEFWLSLIKVIAVVVFVLVGAMAIIGWVPLHDAAGAEVASPGLSALWGEGAMSPSLLAIGTTLLAVMFAFSGTELIGIAAGEAVDPARNVPKAIRATLWRLILFFVGTIIVIAALLPQGQAGLSESPFVAVFQRLGVPGAADIMNFVIITALLSAANSGLYASARMLWTLSDQGTLPKSLGRLNKRGIPMNALLLSMVGGLGALFSSVYAAETVYLVLVSISGLAVVVVWMAIALSQLNFRRQYLREGGRLKDLVYRTPCYPWVPLIAFAACLAACIGIAFDPQQRVALYFGVPFIGLCYLVHFVRHRSGSYRPAQSSNAAEETPV, encoded by the coding sequence ATGAGTGAGCAAGCAAGTGATCAAGACAGTGCGCACTTCAAGCGCAGTATGCAGACACGCCATCTGGTAATGCTGTCTTTGGGCGGTGTGATTGGCACGGGGTTGTTTTTGAGTTCGGGTTATACCGTGCAGCAGGCCGGGCCGATTGGAGCGGTGTTGGCCTATCTAGTTGGCGGTATTGTCGCTTGGCTGGTGATGATGTGTCTGGGTGAACTGGCAGTGCATATGCCCAATTCTGGTGCTTTCAGTGCCCATGCCAGCCGTTATATCGGCCCAGGAACTGGCTATATGGTGGCTTGGATGTACTGGCTCACCTGGACGGTGGCGCTAGGTTCAGAGTTCACAGCGGCGGCGGTTTTCATGGGGCGCTGGTTTCCCGATATCCCCGGCTGGTATTGGAGTGGCTTATTTGCGGCAATTGTTTTTGGCGTGAATGCGTTTACCTCGCGCTTCTTTGCCGAGTCCGAGTTCTGGCTGTCATTGATCAAAGTGATCGCGGTGGTGGTGTTTGTGTTGGTGGGAGCGATGGCGATCATTGGCTGGGTGCCGTTACATGATGCCGCTGGCGCAGAGGTTGCTTCACCAGGGCTATCAGCCTTATGGGGAGAGGGCGCCATGTCGCCCAGCTTGCTGGCCATTGGCACCACCTTGCTGGCGGTGATGTTTGCGTTTTCCGGTACCGAGCTGATTGGCATTGCCGCCGGAGAAGCGGTGGACCCGGCCCGCAATGTGCCTAAGGCCATCCGCGCGACGCTATGGCGACTAATACTGTTTTTCGTTGGCACTATCATCGTGATTGCGGCGCTATTGCCCCAGGGGCAGGCCGGTCTCAGTGAGAGCCCCTTTGTCGCAGTGTTTCAGCGTTTAGGGGTGCCGGGCGCAGCCGACATCATGAACTTTGTGATCATTACTGCCTTGCTGTCGGCGGCCAATTCCGGGCTTTACGCCTCGGCACGTATGCTGTGGACGCTGTCGGATCAGGGTACTTTGCCCAAGTCGCTGGGTCGGCTCAACAAGCGTGGTATTCCGATGAACGCCCTTTTGCTGAGTATGGTGGGTGGGCTTGGAGCGTTGTTCTCCAGCGTTTATGCCGCTGAAACCGTCTATCTGGTGTTGGTCTCGATCTCCGGTTTGGCCGTAGTGGTGGTCTGGATGGCGATTGCGCTCAGCCAACTCAATTTCCGGCGCCAATACTTGCGTGAAGGCGGGCGGCTGAAAGATCTGGTTTATCGTACGCCGTGCTACCCCTGGGTACCGCTGATAGCATTTGCGGCCTGTTTGGCAGCGTGTATTGGCATCGCTTTTGACCCGCAACAACGCGTGGCGCTCTATTTCGGTGTGCCCTTCATTGGCCTGTGCTATCTGGTGCATTTTGTGCGCCACCGTTCGGGCTCTTATCGTCCTGCGCAATCGTCCAACGCCGCTGAGGAAACGCCAGTATGA
- a CDS encoding MFS transporter, which yields MRTALIIGSLGAFFNLYQLQALFPALVERFGTTATGAGWLTMASLLGMMVTAPLTGAATKHANPSHLLVVGFFALAAINASIALTTSQDVLFVLRLGQGIVIPFLLTATMNLVSQRPSSFVPLYVTGTIVGSTLSRFYPAWSVDAVGWELGFISSASLMMLSAVAVYLLPKITYLKTTGAEPMQRTERHQTSVTYTRRALTDNTLLIAYLAGFALLFTQSAVFTALGLWLAQEPYHWDSQQIGTIYLACLPALVCVLTASVLRRYLSEVAIAISLIALIWAALWLISTTRMPIMLSVALFAIGTYMFQTVTTQLLSSSRRVPAGVAAGIYLSCYYLGGAMGASLAAYAFAIWAWKGVIACIAIAQTIIFCLVMGARHCAKER from the coding sequence ATGCGTACGGCCTTAATAATTGGATCGCTCGGCGCTTTTTTTAATTTGTACCAGCTTCAGGCGCTGTTTCCAGCGTTAGTAGAGCGGTTCGGAACAACGGCCACTGGCGCTGGCTGGTTAACGATGGCGTCGCTGCTAGGAATGATGGTCACCGCGCCGCTAACCGGCGCTGCGACAAAGCACGCCAACCCTTCGCACTTATTAGTCGTTGGCTTTTTCGCATTGGCCGCGATTAACGCTTCAATAGCATTGACGACTAGTCAAGACGTGCTTTTTGTACTGCGGCTAGGCCAAGGCATTGTGATTCCCTTCCTATTAACCGCAACGATGAATTTGGTCTCTCAGCGACCAAGCAGTTTTGTGCCGCTGTACGTGACCGGCACCATTGTCGGCAGCACACTCAGCCGGTTTTATCCTGCTTGGTCAGTTGATGCCGTGGGGTGGGAGCTGGGATTCATAAGCTCTGCAAGCCTGATGATGCTGTCTGCGGTGGCGGTTTATCTTCTTCCGAAAATTACTTATCTGAAAACAACTGGCGCTGAACCAATGCAGCGTACGGAACGGCATCAAACGTCGGTGACATATACAAGGCGAGCGCTGACTGACAATACGCTACTTATTGCCTATCTCGCGGGTTTTGCGCTGCTCTTCACGCAAAGCGCGGTGTTTACGGCACTGGGTCTATGGCTTGCCCAAGAACCTTATCATTGGGATTCACAGCAGATCGGCACGATCTATCTGGCGTGTCTGCCCGCACTTGTCTGCGTGCTCACTGCCAGCGTATTGCGGCGCTATCTAAGTGAAGTAGCGATTGCCATATCACTAATAGCGTTGATTTGGGCAGCTCTGTGGCTGATTAGCACAACACGCATGCCTATCATGCTGAGCGTGGCGCTGTTTGCCATAGGAACCTATATGTTTCAAACCGTGACGACCCAGTTATTAAGCAGCTCGCGCCGCGTACCCGCCGGTGTTGCCGCTGGCATCTACCTCTCTTGCTACTATTTAGGCGGCGCAATGGGCGCAAGCCTTGCGGCGTATGCCTTTGCGATATGGGCCTGGAAAGGAGTAATTGCCTGTATAGCGATAGCTCAGACAATTATCTTTTGCCTAGTGATGGGGGCCCGGCATTGTGCCAAGGAGCGGTGA
- a CDS encoding LysR substrate-binding domain-containing protein, whose product MVELKQIKHFVAVAEELNFRRAAERLHITQPPLSQSIKSLEETVGVKLFERNTRGVHLTKAGEAFLGESLEILSAAQRSIGVARQAAQGEIGMLRLGYSASAIFSKSLTSALAKLLTERPLIELQLCEGNALSHIASLKAGKLDAAVLRAELDENALAGLSVSRLGDEPLLVLLPPGHRLQAKPSINFGEIASERLLLQPATQRTFLRRQLETLADKAGVSLSHVVDVPDIGSMLCFVGAGIGITILPASAASMAHGLMAIPLADGGSSPPLLLAYKKDNPLSEQLRSLVEAPPS is encoded by the coding sequence ATGGTCGAACTGAAACAGATTAAGCACTTTGTTGCCGTTGCTGAGGAGCTTAACTTCAGGCGTGCTGCCGAGCGATTGCATATTACCCAGCCGCCACTGAGCCAGAGCATTAAGTCATTAGAAGAAACCGTGGGTGTGAAGCTGTTTGAGCGCAATACCCGAGGTGTCCATCTCACCAAAGCAGGCGAGGCCTTTCTTGGTGAAAGCTTGGAGATACTCAGTGCTGCACAACGAAGCATCGGCGTTGCCAGGCAGGCAGCCCAGGGTGAAATCGGCATGCTGCGCCTTGGTTATTCGGCCAGCGCGATTTTCTCCAAATCCCTCACCTCTGCCCTGGCTAAACTGCTCACCGAGCGCCCGCTGATCGAACTGCAGCTGTGCGAAGGGAATGCCCTCTCACATATCGCATCGCTGAAAGCAGGTAAGCTTGACGCTGCGGTACTACGAGCTGAGCTGGACGAGAACGCTCTAGCGGGTTTATCGGTTTCCAGGCTGGGAGATGAACCGCTGCTCGTGCTACTCCCCCCAGGCCATCGGCTACAGGCAAAGCCTTCCATCAATTTTGGCGAGATAGCCAGCGAGCGGCTTTTACTCCAACCCGCCACGCAAAGAACATTTCTGAGGCGCCAACTGGAGACATTGGCCGATAAAGCAGGGGTTTCTCTCAGCCATGTTGTGGATGTGCCCGATATCGGCAGTATGCTGTGCTTCGTTGGCGCCGGTATTGGTATTACCATCCTGCCCGCCAGCGCCGCGTCGATGGCTCACGGCCTGATGGCCATACCGCTTGCCGACGGGGGCTCTTCCCCACCGCTACTGTTAGCCTACAAGAAAGACAACCCTCTGAGTGAGCAGCTTAGGAGTCTCGTTGAGGCGCCTCCTTCATAA
- a CDS encoding putative zinc-binding peptidase, with the protein MRVFSNPVGAGSLWFDNLVTADGVPVAYDPQARAFLPMPPFCANREVIGCNWIAPKQGEFCRACAMTALAPDPSISDAMPNWAQTEAAKRWVIDNLGRWNWFRPEDPGAPPVFHMLAEGGTPVPMGHVGGVVTISVAEADAVLRTTRKEALAEPYRTMIGHMRHEIAHMLWWRLSLRDDFLDAFREMFGDEREDYPAALQHYYHNGPPVDWRQRFLSTYASSHPHEDWAETTSHLLHLTDITDSFVSAGMTSPALPNTYGWDAYAEPDAERLIHIAASLVAGVNHVNRSMGLSDLYPFVLSDPAMRKLAFVHNWLRRGAQGL; encoded by the coding sequence ATGCGTGTGTTTTCTAATCCGGTCGGTGCCGGTTCACTCTGGTTTGATAATTTGGTGACCGCAGACGGTGTGCCTGTGGCTTACGACCCACAAGCGCGTGCTTTTCTGCCGATGCCGCCCTTCTGCGCCAACCGCGAAGTCATTGGCTGCAACTGGATTGCGCCTAAGCAAGGTGAATTCTGCCGTGCCTGCGCAATGACAGCCCTAGCACCCGACCCTTCCATTTCAGATGCCATGCCCAACTGGGCGCAAACGGAGGCTGCTAAACGCTGGGTGATCGACAACCTTGGCCGTTGGAACTGGTTTCGCCCGGAAGACCCTGGCGCGCCACCAGTGTTTCATATGCTGGCCGAAGGGGGAACGCCGGTGCCCATGGGCCATGTGGGCGGTGTGGTTACCATCAGTGTCGCAGAAGCTGATGCGGTGTTACGCACAACTCGCAAAGAGGCATTGGCAGAGCCTTACCGCACGATGATTGGCCATATGCGCCATGAAATCGCCCATATGCTGTGGTGGCGGCTGAGCTTACGGGATGACTTTCTTGATGCGTTTCGTGAGATGTTTGGCGATGAGCGCGAGGATTATCCAGCAGCGTTGCAGCACTATTATCACAATGGCCCACCCGTGGATTGGCGGCAGAGGTTTCTGTCTACCTATGCGTCCTCCCATCCCCATGAAGATTGGGCGGAAACCACCTCGCACCTGCTGCACCTAACTGATATCACCGATAGTTTTGTGTCGGCAGGCATGACCTCGCCGGCCTTGCCCAACACCTATGGTTGGGATGCTTACGCCGAACCGGATGCTGAGCGCTTGATTCACATCGCGGCATCATTAGTCGCCGGTGTTAATCATGTAAACCGCTCGATGGGGCTTTCGGATCTTTATCCGTTTGTGCTTTCCGACCCGGCGATGCGCAAGCTAGCCTTCGTGCATAATTGGCTACGGCGCGGCGCTCAAGGGCTTTAA
- a CDS encoding dihydrodipicolinate synthase family protein: MFTGLSAFPLTPMNEQGIHEHEFTRLVERLAEARVDSIGVLGSTGSYAYLSSEERARVAKLCVEHAAGVPVVVGIGSLRTRDVLANAESAQQAGASGVLLAPVSYQKLTEDEVFGLFETVCRSLSVPLCVYDNPGTTHFEFSDELHGRIAQLSQVRSIKIPPVQNDIAAAQARVARLRGLIPSDVTIGISGDPAAATGMLAGCDAWYSVIGGLYPETALALTRAAQAGDAKDANALSAALEPLWALYRDFGGSLRVVATIAELTGIVSQPCLPQPLQTLQGDARKRVAVAIDALQLS; encoded by the coding sequence ATGTTCACTGGTTTGAGCGCTTTTCCGCTAACCCCCATGAACGAGCAGGGCATACATGAGCATGAGTTTACTCGTTTAGTGGAACGCTTGGCGGAGGCGCGGGTGGATTCTATCGGCGTGCTGGGGTCGACGGGCAGCTACGCTTATTTAAGTAGTGAAGAACGCGCCCGCGTAGCCAAGCTGTGCGTTGAGCATGCCGCCGGCGTGCCAGTGGTGGTAGGCATAGGTTCGCTCCGCACCCGTGATGTACTGGCTAATGCAGAAAGCGCCCAGCAAGCAGGCGCTAGTGGCGTGCTGTTGGCGCCAGTGTCTTATCAAAAGCTGACCGAGGATGAGGTATTTGGTCTTTTCGAAACGGTTTGTCGTTCGCTGAGTGTGCCGCTATGTGTCTATGACAACCCAGGCACTACGCACTTTGAATTCAGTGATGAACTGCATGGTCGCATCGCCCAACTATCCCAAGTTCGCTCGATTAAAATTCCTCCAGTGCAGAATGATATAGCCGCCGCACAGGCGCGCGTGGCACGGCTGCGTGGGTTAATTCCCAGCGACGTAACCATCGGCATTAGCGGCGACCCAGCGGCCGCCACGGGCATGCTTGCTGGCTGCGATGCTTGGTACTCGGTGATTGGTGGGCTATACCCTGAAACTGCGCTGGCGCTAACCCGTGCCGCCCAAGCGGGAGACGCAAAAGACGCCAACGCGCTTTCCGCTGCGCTTGAACCGTTATGGGCGCTCTACCGTGACTTCGGCGGCAGCCTACGGGTAGTCGCTACCATTGCGGAACTTACCGGGATAGTAAGCCAACCCTGTTTGCCCCAACCGCTACAAACGCTGCAAGGCGATGCGCGGAAAAGGGTGGCGGTGGCGATTGACGCTTTGCAACTAAGCTAA
- a CDS encoding AraC family transcriptional regulator, which produces MANTSRFQFIKSQHVPTLTVLQAAIEDFSYDRHAHEEFAFGVTLAGRQDFFSGGQFHKSPPGNVILFNPEEVHDGQPGGEHALDYLMVYAHPEQVKPLFADALGREHATDFRSNQTLIQDVQLRHAILELARLVTSQAGSCIDQENALYRVIERTVQLGGISQPNPITSRPDALLGLAKAYIHSHLESDMSLDDICQAAHLSKYHFLRLFRQHYGITPHQYVINCRINAARTALDAGAPLNEVALRFGFADLSHFNRRFKRIYGMTPHQYQRDIAR; this is translated from the coding sequence ATGGCGAATACAAGCCGGTTTCAATTCATCAAAAGTCAGCATGTGCCAACACTGACGGTGCTTCAGGCGGCAATTGAAGATTTCAGCTATGACCGTCATGCCCATGAGGAATTTGCCTTCGGCGTAACGCTGGCCGGGCGTCAGGATTTTTTTAGCGGCGGGCAGTTCCACAAAAGCCCGCCGGGCAATGTGATTCTGTTCAACCCTGAGGAGGTTCACGATGGCCAACCAGGCGGTGAGCATGCACTGGACTACCTGATGGTTTATGCCCATCCAGAACAGGTCAAGCCGCTGTTCGCTGATGCGCTTGGGCGCGAACATGCCACGGATTTTCGTTCCAACCAAACGCTGATTCAGGATGTGCAACTGCGCCATGCCATTTTGGAACTGGCGCGCTTGGTCACCTCCCAAGCAGGTAGCTGTATTGATCAGGAAAATGCGCTTTATCGGGTTATCGAGAGAACCGTTCAACTCGGCGGCATTTCCCAACCCAACCCCATCACAAGTCGACCTGATGCCCTGCTAGGTCTGGCTAAGGCGTATATCCACTCCCACTTGGAAAGCGATATGTCGCTGGATGATATTTGCCAGGCAGCGCATTTATCCAAGTACCATTTCTTGCGCCTGTTCCGCCAGCATTACGGCATTACCCCCCATCAGTATGTGATTAATTGTCGAATCAATGCGGCGCGTACTGCACTAGACGCCGGTGCCCCACTTAACGAAGTGGCGCTACGCTTTGGCTTTGCCGACCTTAGCCATTTTAATCGGCGCTTTAAGCGCATTTATGGCATGACACCCCACCAATACCAACGCGATATCGCGCGTTAA
- a CDS encoding LysE family transporter — protein sequence MLGIVAYALGAMYTPGPVNLLGLNVGINGQAKKSLGFCLGVGTAMFTYLLLLGWAGAAWIDDEALIVVSALGCSYIVYLAIKIARSSTDLSSDLNTQLNNHDHTPHLLRFRDGLVMQLLNPKAIIATLPLATLQFPAAGIEGLSLVVWAFGLAILAAGAPGSYVLMGSLVGQRIQSAGIVKGFNWVMAGLLVAVALSIGYEHVWLALNAS from the coding sequence ATGCTAGGAATCGTCGCCTATGCCCTGGGCGCTATGTATACGCCTGGGCCTGTGAATCTGCTGGGCTTAAACGTTGGCATCAATGGCCAAGCCAAAAAATCGCTCGGTTTTTGTCTGGGAGTGGGCACCGCGATGTTTACTTACTTATTACTATTGGGCTGGGCAGGCGCCGCTTGGATCGACGATGAGGCACTGATCGTTGTGAGCGCATTAGGGTGTAGTTATATTGTTTATCTCGCAATAAAAATTGCCCGTTCAAGCACTGATTTAAGTAGCGACTTAAACACCCAGTTAAACAACCATGACCACACGCCACATCTGCTGCGTTTTCGCGATGGGCTGGTGATGCAACTGCTTAACCCAAAAGCCATTATTGCCACCCTACCCCTTGCTACACTGCAATTTCCTGCGGCGGGTATTGAGGGGCTTAGCTTGGTGGTTTGGGCATTCGGGCTGGCAATATTAGCCGCTGGCGCACCCGGCAGTTATGTCTTGATGGGCAGTTTGGTTGGCCAGCGCATTCAAAGCGCAGGGATCGTGAAGGGCTTCAACTGGGTAATGGCGGGGCTGCTGGTCGCCGTGGCGTTATCGATTGGCTATGAGCATGTTTGGCTGGCGCTTAACGCTAGCTAG
- a CDS encoding helix-hairpin-helix domain-containing protein, with the protein MAFSDAERDALLSVKGVGPTVLKRFEEIGIDSFAELAARQVDEIAEMVAAMLHTTCWKNSPQAKAAISAAIARAQESV; encoded by the coding sequence GTGGCCTTTTCTGATGCCGAAAGAGATGCGCTTTTGAGTGTCAAAGGCGTTGGCCCTACCGTCCTCAAGCGTTTTGAAGAGATTGGTATTGACTCATTTGCTGAGCTGGCCGCCCGCCAAGTTGATGAGATAGCAGAAATGGTGGCCGCCATGCTGCACACCACCTGCTGGAAAAACAGCCCGCAGGCAAAGGCAGCCATTTCTGCCGCTATTGCCAGGGCGCAAGAAAGTGTGTGA
- a CDS encoding VOC family protein produces the protein MHLHEKLNYVEFAAKDLAATKTFFTAVFGWEFVDYGPEYSAFSNQGLDGGFYHSDACSRTANGGALLVFYSADINATLDKVEQSGGDVIQPIFEFPGGFRFHFLEPSGNEFAVWSEART, from the coding sequence ATGCACCTGCATGAAAAGCTTAATTACGTCGAGTTTGCAGCGAAAGATTTAGCGGCGACAAAAACGTTTTTCACGGCGGTGTTCGGCTGGGAATTCGTCGATTATGGCCCGGAATACAGTGCATTTTCCAACCAGGGGTTAGATGGCGGCTTTTATCATTCAGATGCTTGCAGCCGAACCGCTAATGGCGGCGCACTGCTAGTTTTCTACAGCGCGGATATTAACGCAACGCTCGATAAGGTAGAGCAAAGCGGTGGTGACGTCATCCAGCCTATTTTCGAATTCCCAGGCGGCTTTCGCTTTCACTTCCTAGAACCCAGTGGCAATGAGTTTGCGGTTTGGTCAGAGGCGCGCACTTAA
- a CDS encoding putative molybdenum carrier protein — MLSKIMSGGQTGADRAALDAALTLDFPIGGTCPVGRMAEDGPMSSIYTLEEVSGDYRQRNHQNVQNADGTAIFYASYLQGGTEATALFCIQQSKPYKLIDIELIDPLHAAMLLADFVHDRNISVLNVAGPRASTCPVMYAYVKQAIELVIKQSR; from the coding sequence ATGCTTTCCAAAATTATGAGTGGCGGCCAAACAGGCGCTGATAGGGCGGCTCTCGATGCTGCCTTAACATTAGATTTTCCCATTGGTGGAACGTGCCCGGTGGGCAGAATGGCCGAAGATGGGCCAATGAGCAGTATCTATACCCTCGAAGAGGTCAGCGGTGATTACCGTCAGCGCAACCATCAAAATGTACAGAATGCGGATGGCACCGCTATCTTCTATGCGTCTTATCTTCAAGGGGGAACAGAAGCCACTGCACTTTTCTGTATTCAGCAATCAAAACCCTACAAGCTAATTGATATTGAGCTGATAGACCCACTGCACGCGGCGATGTTGCTGGCCGACTTTGTGCATGATCGCAACATTAGCGTCTTAAACGTGGCAGGCCCCAGAGCCAGCACTTGCCCGGTAATGTACGCGTACGTTAAGCAAGCGATTGAACTGGTTATTAAGCAGTCACGTTAG